A window of Mytilus edulis chromosome 10, xbMytEdul2.2, whole genome shotgun sequence contains these coding sequences:
- the LOC139492333 gene encoding NPC intracellular cholesterol transporter 2 homolog a-like — translation MKYIVLILITVVCTVKGTNVVFSDCGTTTGKHRSSGHISSVNIQCANTDSSTKSICMLKHNASATISVNFTSDVNTTQVKTFVHGILGGFLDVLLHLVSHDGEDGVRFLGVKEDACIDKAVDHCNIEAGETVQYTNTMFISPLYPLRRLDVKWEIRDDQDRDLACIKMPAEIVA, via the exons ATGAAATACATAGTTCTAATACTCATTACAGTAGTTTGTACCGTCAAAGGAACAAATGTCGTGTTCAGTGACTGTG GAACGACTACTGGAAAGCATAGATCAAGTGGGCACATCAGTTCTGTAAACATCCAGTGCGCTAATACAGATTCATCAACGAAATCTATATGCATGTTAAAACACAATGCATCAGCAACAATCTCTGTAAATTTTACTTCCG ATGTTAACACAACACAAGTTAAAACATTTGTCCATGGCATTCTTGGAGGTTTTTTAGATGTGTTACTGCATTTGGTTAGTCATGACGGAGAAGACGGTGTTCGATTTCTTGGAGTAAAGGAAGATGCCTGTATCGATAAAGCTGTAGACCATTGTAATATTGAAGCTGGTGAAACAGTCCAATATACCAACACAATGTTTATTAGTCCGCTTTACCCATTG CGCCGTTTGGATGTAAAATGGGAAATTAGAGATGATCAAGACAGAGACCTAGCATGCATCAAAATGCCAGCTGAAATAGTTGCGTAG
- the LOC139492562 gene encoding NPC intracellular cholesterol transporter 2-like, with product YDVTYLTTVSWLQLFAFHLKIVVKHESTYPSTSHSKTGVLKSLDIVCAGLSTHNDCKLKRGTDVSITTNFTSNVNTNKVTTVVHGIVNGVAEVFLHLLSKDGEEGVRFNGVTEDACISNVHHCNITKGEIIHYTNTLPVDRKYPLLRLTVKWEIRDDQNNNLVCIKIPVEIVN from the exons TATGACGTAACGTACTTAACTACCGTCTCATGGTTACAATTATTCGCCTTTCACCTGAAGATTGTTGTAAAACATGAAAGTACTT ATCCAAGTACATCTCATAGTAAAACTGGAGTATTGAAATCTTTGGATATAGTTTGTGCTGGATTAAGTACTCATAATGATTGTAAGCTAAAGCGCGGAACAGATGTCTCAATAACAACAAACTTTACTTCAA ATGTTAATACGAACAAAGTAACAACAGTGGTTCATGGTATAGTTAACGGTGTCGCCGAGGTTTTTCTCCATCTACTTAGCAAGGATGGAGAAGAAGGTGTGCGTTTTAACGGAGTCACCGAGGATGCTTGCATTAGCAATGTTCACCATTGTAATATTACCAAAGGAGAGATTATCCACTATACCAATACATTGCCTGTCGATAGAAAATACCCATTG CTCCGTTTGACAGTTAAATGGGAAATCAGAGATGACCAGAACAACAACCTAGTTTGCATAAAAATTCCAGTTGAAATTGTGAACTAA